A portion of the Magnolia sinica isolate HGM2019 chromosome 17, MsV1, whole genome shotgun sequence genome contains these proteins:
- the LOC131230536 gene encoding uncharacterized protein LOC131230536 — MMLFIHASLPVHSESDSIIWNLEKSSIFSVRSLYNFLINSRSASIKYTPHFCWKYPVPPKLSAFTWLVCKKKILTIDNLRKRGMVLTNICLCCMRDEEYVNHLLLHCPFISEIWPDLLLRFNMSWVFPNSVDLLILAWNGVDCNKYFTHLWRMAILAIWWSVWEERNRRCFTDSSNFAQVVASRAKRSLIEWASIDDKLRDCGLQFLGT; from the coding sequence AtgatgcttttcatccatgcctctCTCCCGGTGCATTCTGAATCCGACTCCATTATTTGGAATTTGGAAAAATCCAGCATCTTCTCAGTTCGATCCCTATACAATTTCCTTATCAATAGCAGATCTGCCTCTATCAAGTACACTCCTCATTTCTGCTGGAAATATCCCGTTCCTCCTAAGTTGTCGGCTTTTACTTGGCTTGTCTGCAAAAAGAAGATTCTTACAATCGACAACCTCAGGAAAAGAGGTATGGTTTTAACAAACATATGCCTTTGCTGTATGCGTGACGAGGAATATGTCAACCACCTGTTGCTTCACTGCCCCTTCATTTCAGAAATTTGGCCGGATCTTCTTTTGCGCTTCAACATGTCTTGGGTCTTTCCCAATTCGGTCGATCTCCTTATCCTTGCATGGAACGGGGTGGATTGCAACAAGTATTTTACTCATCTTTGGAGGATGGCTATTCTAGCAATTTGGTGgtctgtttgggaagaaagaaacaggAGATGCTTTACTGATTCTTCCAATTTTGCTCAGGTGGTTGCGTCCAGGGCCAAGCGCAGTTTAATTGAGTGGGCTTCCATTGATGACAAGCTCAGAGATTGTGGTCTGCAGTTCTTGGGGACTTAG